Proteins from a genomic interval of Desulfovibrio piger:
- the larA gene encoding nickel-dependent lactate racemase: protein MSEHTLHYGDISWTMPVADKNLAAVLESNPVSLPVMEPDQAVREALRHPIGSPCLKDIVNPGEKICLLVPDVTRLWQSPAVYVHVMVEELNACGIPDSDILIVTATGTHRAHMGDEQARLLGEDICRRIRVIDHDCRDTAHLVHVGDTSRGTPVWFNSYAMACDKIIITCGVVYHFLAGFGGGGKMLLPGIAGYETIQRHHKQALNPGFGNGTNADVRSANMADTNIFHADIFEAAAMARPCFGLNVVVNDDYRIIKAFAGDWVQSHAAACRLVDSMEGVTIPERTPLVVASAGGYPKDINLYQTIKLLSNALSAVQPGGTMILLSRCSEGFGNPDVETQICAYSDMQAREKALRDTFSIGSYVGFLFAEAAEKHNLILVTDMDAALFGKTKMHVCHSLDEALDKARHFLGQELDVRTIIMPHGASTLPKLAV, encoded by the coding sequence ATGTCAGAACATACGCTGCACTATGGTGATATTTCCTGGACCATGCCGGTGGCCGACAAGAACCTGGCGGCCGTGCTGGAGTCCAATCCTGTGTCCTTGCCGGTCATGGAACCGGATCAGGCCGTGCGTGAGGCCCTGCGCCATCCCATCGGCTCGCCCTGCCTGAAGGACATCGTCAACCCCGGCGAGAAGATCTGCCTGCTGGTGCCCGATGTGACCCGCTTGTGGCAGTCGCCCGCGGTCTACGTCCACGTGATGGTGGAAGAGCTCAACGCCTGCGGCATCCCCGACAGCGACATCCTCATCGTCACGGCCACGGGCACGCACCGTGCCCACATGGGCGACGAGCAGGCCCGTCTGCTGGGCGAGGACATCTGCCGCCGTATCCGCGTCATCGACCACGACTGCCGCGATACGGCCCATCTGGTGCACGTGGGCGATACCAGCCGCGGCACGCCGGTGTGGTTCAACAGCTACGCCATGGCCTGTGACAAGATCATCATCACCTGCGGCGTGGTCTACCACTTCCTGGCGGGCTTCGGTGGCGGCGGCAAGATGCTGCTGCCCGGCATCGCCGGTTACGAGACCATCCAGCGCCATCACAAGCAGGCCCTGAACCCCGGCTTCGGCAACGGCACCAACGCCGACGTGCGCAGCGCCAACATGGCGGACACCAACATTTTCCATGCCGACATCTTCGAGGCCGCGGCCATGGCCCGGCCCTGCTTCGGTCTCAATGTGGTGGTCAATGACGATTACCGCATCATCAAGGCCTTTGCCGGTGACTGGGTCCAGTCCCATGCGGCGGCCTGCCGTCTGGTGGACAGCATGGAAGGCGTGACCATCCCCGAGCGTACCCCCCTGGTGGTGGCCAGCGCGGGCGGCTACCCCAAGGACATCAACCTTTACCAGACCATCAAGCTGCTGAGCAACGCCCTGAGCGCCGTGCAGCCGGGCGGGACCATGATCCTGCTTTCCCGCTGCTCCGAAGGCTTCGGCAACCCCGATGTGGAGACGCAGATCTGCGCCTACAGCGACATGCAGGCCCGTGAAAAGGCCCTGCGCGATACTTTTTCCATCGGCAGCTATGTGGGCTTCCTCTTTGCCGAGGCGGCCGAGAAACACAACCTCATCCTGGTGACGGACATGGATGCCGCCCTGTTCGGCAAGACGAAGATGCATGTCTGCCATAGCCTGGACGAGGCCCTGGACAAGGCCCGCCATTTCCTGGGACAGGAGCTGGACGTGCGCACCATCATCATGCCGCACGGCGCCTCGACCCTGCCCAAGCTGGCGGTCTAG
- the tnpA gene encoding IS200/IS605 family transposase encodes MGTKAHSLAHTKWLCKYHIVFTPKYRRKIIFAQLRESIKEILQCLCKYKGVEILEGHLMPDHVHMLVSIPPKISVANFMGYLKGKSSLMIFDKHANLKYKFGNRKFWAEGYYVSTVGRNEATIKKYIQDQERHDIMRDKLTSREYQDPFKG; translated from the coding sequence ATGGGAACCAAGGCTCATAGCCTAGCGCATACGAAATGGTTGTGCAAGTATCATATCGTCTTTACTCCAAAATATAGAAGAAAAATAATCTTCGCACAGCTCCGTGAAAGTATAAAAGAAATTCTGCAATGCCTCTGCAAATATAAAGGGGTTGAGATTCTGGAAGGGCATCTGATGCCGGATCATGTCCACATGCTGGTGTCCATTCCTCCTAAAATCAGTGTGGCAAATTTCATGGGCTACCTGAAAGGGAAAAGTTCGTTGATGATATTCGATAAGCACGCAAACCTTAAATATAAGTTTGGCAACAGAAAATTTTGGGCCGAAGGATATTATGTCAGTACGGTGGGGCGTAATGAGGCAACGATCAAAAAATATATCCAGGATCAGGAACGTCACGACATTATGAGAGACAAGCTGACATCACGCGAATATCAAGACCCCTTTAAGGGGTAG
- a CDS encoding anaerobic ribonucleoside triphosphate reductase codes for MLASIIKRDGTEVAFDSVKILNAITKANKASGEDMSPTDLLFVTEKVCRKLEAQNLRHVEEIQDVVEETLIQYDYAKTAKAYILYRAEHTKRRNAESYLMEIYKTLTYAPAIEEDIKRENANIDGDTAMGTMLKYGSEGAKYFTDNYVLPKDASAAHINGDIHIHDKDFYMLTETCCQIDLIPLFRNGFSTGHGHLREPNSIESYSALACIAIQANQNEMHGGQSVPHFDYAMAGGVAKTFRKEYRHAFTAFVRIRTGMDAAQAEEFSQQILLPVMPAIRMADVDELGKRMEGLVAENERDLVRAAHAYAAEEALRITDRRTYQAMEAFVHNLNTMNSRAGAQVPFSSVNYGTDTSAEGRMVVRNLLLATQAGLGSGETSIFPVQIFKVKEGVNYNEGDPNYDLFKMAIKTSAMRLFPNFSFLDAPFNLQYYKPGDYNSEVAYMGCRTRVLGNVYDPDRQVTCGRGNLSFTSINLPRLGIEAKGDLDRFFQLLDDQIDLVFRQLLHRFDIQCSKKVRNYPFLMGNGIWLDSEKLDWDESVAEVLKHGTLTVGFIGLAETLVALTGKHHGESEESQKLGLRIVEHMRKRCDDEAAKTHLNFTLIATPAEGLSGRFVALDRKKYGVIKGVTDREYYTNSFHVPVYFPIKAFRKIELEAPYHSFTNAGHITYVELDGDTCKNLEAFETIIRFMHDKGVGYGSINHPLDRDPVCGYVGVINGQCPRCGRKEGEAVSQETLKMLRRKYPHMPNCCR; via the coding sequence ATGCTTGCGAGCATCATCAAGCGGGACGGGACCGAGGTCGCCTTTGATTCCGTCAAGATTCTCAATGCCATTACCAAGGCCAACAAGGCGTCCGGCGAGGACATGTCCCCCACGGATCTCCTGTTCGTCACCGAAAAGGTCTGCCGCAAGCTCGAAGCCCAGAACCTCCGCCATGTGGAAGAGATCCAGGACGTGGTGGAAGAGACCCTGATCCAGTACGATTACGCCAAGACCGCCAAGGCCTACATCCTGTACCGCGCCGAGCACACCAAGCGCCGCAACGCGGAATCGTACCTGATGGAGATCTACAAGACCCTGACCTACGCGCCCGCCATCGAAGAAGACATCAAGCGCGAGAACGCCAACATCGACGGCGATACGGCCATGGGCACCATGCTCAAGTACGGTTCCGAAGGGGCCAAATATTTCACCGACAACTACGTCCTGCCCAAGGACGCCTCGGCCGCGCACATCAACGGTGACATCCATATCCATGACAAGGATTTCTACATGCTCACCGAGACCTGTTGCCAGATCGACCTGATCCCGCTGTTCCGCAACGGGTTCTCCACCGGTCACGGCCATCTGCGCGAGCCCAATTCCATCGAGAGCTATTCCGCCCTGGCCTGTATCGCCATCCAGGCCAACCAGAACGAGATGCACGGCGGCCAGAGCGTGCCGCACTTCGATTACGCCATGGCCGGCGGCGTGGCCAAGACCTTCCGCAAGGAATACCGCCACGCCTTCACCGCCTTCGTGCGCATCAGGACCGGCATGGATGCCGCCCAGGCCGAGGAATTCAGCCAGCAGATCCTGCTGCCCGTGATGCCCGCCATCCGCATGGCCGATGTGGACGAACTGGGCAAGCGCATGGAAGGCCTGGTGGCCGAAAACGAGCGCGATCTGGTGCGTGCCGCCCATGCCTACGCCGCCGAGGAAGCCCTGCGCATCACCGACCGCCGCACCTATCAGGCCATGGAAGCCTTCGTGCACAACCTGAACACCATGAATTCCCGCGCCGGTGCGCAGGTGCCCTTCAGCTCCGTCAACTACGGCACCGACACCTCCGCCGAGGGCCGCATGGTGGTGCGCAACCTGCTGCTGGCCACCCAGGCCGGTCTGGGCAGCGGCGAGACCTCCATCTTCCCGGTGCAGATCTTCAAGGTCAAGGAAGGCGTCAACTACAACGAAGGCGACCCCAACTACGACCTGTTCAAGATGGCCATCAAGACCTCGGCCATGCGCCTGTTCCCCAATTTCAGCTTCCTGGATGCGCCGTTCAACCTGCAGTACTACAAGCCCGGTGACTACAACAGCGAAGTGGCCTACATGGGTTGCCGCACCCGCGTGCTGGGCAACGTGTACGACCCCGACCGCCAGGTGACCTGTGGCCGCGGCAACCTCAGCTTCACGTCCATCAACCTGCCCCGCCTGGGCATCGAGGCCAAGGGCGATCTGGACCGCTTCTTCCAGCTGCTGGACGATCAGATCGACCTGGTATTCCGCCAGCTGCTGCACCGCTTCGACATCCAGTGCTCCAAGAAGGTGCGCAACTACCCCTTCCTGATGGGCAACGGCATCTGGCTGGATTCCGAAAAGCTGGACTGGGACGAGAGCGTGGCCGAAGTGCTCAAGCACGGCACCCTGACCGTGGGCTTCATCGGTCTGGCCGAGACCCTGGTGGCCCTGACCGGCAAGCATCACGGCGAGAGCGAAGAGTCCCAGAAGCTGGGCCTGCGCATCGTGGAACACATGCGCAAGCGCTGCGATGACGAAGCCGCCAAGACGCATCTCAACTTTACCCTGATCGCTACGCCTGCCGAAGGTCTGAGCGGCCGCTTCGTGGCCCTGGACCGCAAGAAGTACGGCGTCATCAAGGGCGTCACGGACCGGGAGTACTACACCAATTCCTTCCACGTGCCCGTGTATTTCCCCATCAAGGCCTTCCGCAAGATCGAGCTGGAAGCGCCCTACCACAGCTTCACCAATGCCGGTCATATCACCTATGTGGAGCTGGACGGCGATACCTGCAAGAACCTGGAAGCCTTTGAGACCATCATCCGTTTCATGCACGACAAGGGTGTGGGCTACGGATCCATCAACCATCCGCTGGACCGCGACCCTGTGTGCGGCTATGTGGGCGTCATCAACGGCCAGTGCCCCCGCTGCGGGCGCAAGGAGGGCGAGGCCGTGAGTCAGGAAACGCTCAAGATGCTGCGCCGCAAGTATCCGCACATGCCCAACTGCTGCCGTTAG
- the nrdG gene encoding anaerobic ribonucleoside-triphosphate reductase activating protein, producing MPRLRISGIVEESIVDGPGLRYVVFTQGCPHHCPGCHNPQTHDFDGGEFRDTDDILRQFMENPLLSGITFSGGEPFVQAEPLCHLADAVHAAGKNVYAYSGYTCEELYSLAQKIPAVGRLLDKVDVLVDGPYVEALRDLELDFRGSSNQRVLDRAAIEALRPVEA from the coding sequence ATGCCTAGGCTCCGCATCAGCGGTATTGTGGAAGAGTCCATCGTAGACGGTCCCGGACTGCGCTACGTGGTCTTCACCCAGGGCTGTCCCCATCATTGCCCGGGCTGCCACAATCCGCAGACCCATGACTTCGACGGCGGAGAGTTCCGGGATACGGACGACATCCTGCGTCAGTTCATGGAAAACCCCCTGTTGTCGGGCATCACGTTCTCCGGCGGCGAGCCTTTCGTCCAGGCCGAGCCCCTGTGCCACCTGGCCGATGCCGTGCACGCCGCGGGCAAGAACGTCTACGCCTACAGCGGTTACACCTGCGAGGAACTCTACAGCCTTGCCCAAAAGATCCCGGCCGTGGGCCGGTTGCTGGACAAGGTGGACGTGCTGGTGGACGGTCCCTATGTGGAAGCCCTGCGCGATCTGGAGCTGGATTTCCGCGGCAGCTCCAACCAGCGTGTCCTGGACAGGGCCGCCATCGAAGCCCTGCGCCCCGTGGAGGCGTGA
- the ettA gene encoding energy-dependent translational throttle protein EttA, translating to MSNEPDKIIYSMIRVSKRHGQKEVLKDISLSYFYGAKIGVLGLNGAGKSSLLKILAGVDEAFDGKTVLAPGYTIGYLEQEPLAGETRTVREVVEEGVSELMAIAKEFEEINARFAEPMEPEEMDALIERQAQVQELMDHKGVWDLDARLEMAMDALRCPPADMTVDKISGGERRRVALCRLLLQAPDILLLDEPTNHLDAESVAWLERYLSTFPGTVIAVTHDRYFLDNVAGWILELDRGRGIPWKGNYSSWLEQKQKRLANEEKAEADRQKTLARELEWIRMSPKGRHAKGKARINAYEAMLSHESEKRAPDLEIYIPPGPRLGKSVIELTGVSKSMGDRVLMEDVNAIIPAGAIVGIIGPNGAGKTTLFKMLVGQEQPDTGTVKVGDTVQFAYVDQGRESLEPGKSVYDIISEGHDTIKLGSREVNARAYCTRFNFHGADQQKKVDVLSGGERNRLHLARMLKSGANVLLLDEPTNDIDVNTMRALEDALDNFAGCVLVVSHDRWFLDRIATHIMAFEGDSSVIFFEGNFSEYEEDRKKRLGKEAETPHRPKFRKLTR from the coding sequence ATGAGCAACGAACCGGACAAGATCATTTATTCCATGATCCGCGTGTCCAAGCGCCACGGCCAGAAAGAAGTGCTGAAGGACATCTCCCTTTCGTACTTCTACGGGGCCAAGATCGGCGTTTTGGGCCTCAACGGCGCGGGCAAGTCCAGCCTGCTGAAGATCCTGGCCGGTGTGGACGAAGCCTTTGACGGCAAGACCGTGCTGGCTCCCGGCTACACCATCGGCTACCTGGAACAGGAACCCCTGGCCGGGGAGACCCGTACCGTGCGCGAGGTGGTGGAAGAGGGTGTGAGCGAACTCATGGCCATCGCCAAGGAGTTCGAGGAAATCAATGCCCGTTTCGCCGAACCCATGGAACCTGAGGAGATGGACGCCCTCATCGAGCGTCAGGCCCAGGTGCAGGAACTGATGGACCACAAGGGCGTGTGGGATCTGGACGCCCGTCTGGAAATGGCCATGGACGCCCTGCGCTGCCCGCCGGCCGACATGACCGTGGACAAGATCTCCGGTGGCGAACGCCGCCGCGTGGCCCTGTGCCGCCTGCTGCTGCAGGCCCCGGACATCCTGCTGCTGGACGAACCCACCAACCATCTGGATGCCGAATCCGTGGCCTGGCTGGAGCGTTACCTCTCCACCTTCCCCGGTACGGTCATCGCCGTGACCCACGACCGCTACTTCCTGGACAACGTGGCCGGCTGGATCCTGGAACTGGACCGCGGCCGGGGCATCCCGTGGAAGGGCAACTACTCCTCCTGGCTGGAACAGAAGCAGAAGCGCCTGGCCAATGAGGAAAAGGCCGAAGCCGACCGCCAGAAGACCCTGGCCCGCGAACTGGAGTGGATCCGCATGTCGCCCAAGGGCCGCCACGCCAAGGGCAAGGCCCGCATCAACGCCTACGAGGCCATGCTCTCCCACGAAAGCGAGAAGCGCGCCCCGGATCTGGAGATCTACATTCCGCCAGGACCGCGTCTGGGCAAGAGCGTCATCGAGCTCACCGGCGTCAGCAAGAGCATGGGCGACCGTGTGCTGATGGAAGATGTCAACGCCATCATCCCGGCCGGTGCCATCGTGGGCATCATCGGCCCCAACGGCGCGGGCAAGACCACGCTCTTCAAGATGCTGGTGGGGCAGGAACAGCCCGATACCGGCACCGTGAAGGTGGGCGATACCGTGCAGTTCGCCTATGTGGACCAGGGCCGCGAGTCCCTGGAACCGGGCAAGAGCGTGTACGACATCATCAGCGAAGGCCACGACACCATCAAGCTGGGCAGCCGCGAAGTCAACGCCCGTGCCTACTGCACGCGCTTCAACTTCCACGGTGCCGACCAGCAGAAGAAGGTGGACGTGCTTTCCGGTGGTGAGCGCAACCGTCTGCACCTGGCCCGGATGCTGAAATCCGGCGCCAACGTGCTGCTGCTCGACGAACCCACCAACGATATCGACGTCAACACCATGCGCGCCCTGGAAGACGCCCTGGACAACTTCGCCGGCTGCGTGCTGGTGGTGAGCCACGACCGCTGGTTCCTGGACCGCATCGCCACGCACATCATGGCCTTCGAGGGCGACTCCAGCGTCATCTTCTTCGAGGGCAACTTCAGCGAATACGAGGAAGACCGCAAGAAGCGTCTGGGCAAGGAAGCGGAGACTCCGCACCGGCCCAAGTTCCGCAAGCTGACCCGCTGA
- a CDS encoding DUF4139 domain-containing protein — MKQKTTGHRRIPSRLLGVSLLLAGMSLVPVSGPVWAREGATAATFGLVDEAPHTFLRPKQVSLFPTHALVQGEEELEVRVRDGVGRVELFVPENARNLQFDLGDVRLASWRSRVAPAAVADGDARRRQDLLARKRAVEGELEAVSARLGLWTAHAGERSLEALEKLDARMAEVIPRLRERQAALQRELKTISNVLASLPRVTESGQLVILLLDGAPAGKVRVRYAYTLDNSGWDPVYDLDARPEEGTVRVLLTARLRQNSGMDWRGCDLSIVWQDARPLDAPALPVWRVDDGPVPRPYARAAAEFKAAPVVLAARADSAPNAPAAPVPVLDKGTYARWDLGRVTLPQGQERLVLRQEEWKAPLQWVARPDEQGSPVWLMVERALDSTPWPSAQAEFSVDGLPVGSGRFVPEGNKVRLYFGVDPRVSVTTTTDDKRRGETGIIGKRQTWSWNWTYTVHNARAQAVTVRVERPEPLPVNKSVEVSLDGTRAQKGEDHSLFWKVEVPAGESRSISHGVNVSAPAELGLSPVAP, encoded by the coding sequence ATGAAACAAAAGACAACTGGACACCGTCGTATCCCTTCCCGCCTGCTGGGAGTCTCGCTCCTGCTGGCGGGCATGAGCCTTGTCCCCGTATCCGGGCCGGTCTGGGCCCGCGAAGGCGCCACCGCGGCCACGTTCGGCCTGGTGGACGAAGCGCCGCATACCTTCCTGCGTCCGAAGCAGGTCTCCCTCTTCCCCACCCACGCGCTGGTGCAGGGGGAGGAAGAGCTGGAGGTCCGTGTGCGGGACGGCGTGGGGCGTGTGGAACTTTTCGTGCCCGAGAACGCCCGCAACCTGCAGTTCGACCTGGGGGACGTGCGTCTTGCCAGCTGGCGCAGCCGGGTGGCCCCGGCCGCCGTGGCCGATGGTGACGCCCGCCGCCGCCAGGATCTGCTGGCCCGCAAGCGTGCCGTGGAAGGGGAGCTGGAAGCCGTCTCGGCCCGCCTTGGCCTGTGGACGGCCCATGCCGGGGAACGGAGCCTGGAAGCTCTGGAAAAGCTGGATGCCCGCATGGCCGAAGTCATCCCCCGTCTGCGTGAGCGTCAGGCCGCCCTGCAGCGCGAGCTGAAGACCATCAGCAATGTGCTGGCCAGCCTGCCGCGCGTGACGGAGAGCGGCCAGCTGGTGATCCTGCTGCTGGACGGCGCACCGGCCGGGAAGGTCCGCGTACGCTACGCCTACACGCTGGACAACAGCGGCTGGGATCCCGTCTATGATCTGGATGCCCGGCCGGAAGAAGGCACCGTCCGCGTGCTCCTGACGGCCCGGTTGCGCCAGAACTCGGGCATGGACTGGCGCGGGTGTGACCTGTCCATCGTCTGGCAGGACGCCCGTCCGCTGGATGCGCCCGCCCTGCCTGTCTGGCGGGTGGACGATGGCCCGGTGCCGCGTCCTTACGCCCGGGCCGCTGCGGAATTCAAGGCCGCCCCTGTGGTGCTGGCCGCCCGGGCCGACAGCGCGCCCAACGCTCCCGCCGCTCCTGTGCCGGTGCTGGACAAGGGCACCTATGCCCGCTGGGATCTGGGCCGCGTGACCCTGCCGCAGGGGCAGGAACGCCTTGTGCTGCGGCAGGAAGAATGGAAGGCCCCCTTGCAGTGGGTGGCCCGTCCTGACGAGCAGGGCAGCCCGGTGTGGCTGATGGTGGAACGGGCGCTGGACAGCACCCCCTGGCCTTCGGCCCAGGCCGAGTTCTCCGTGGACGGCCTGCCGGTGGGATCGGGGCGTTTCGTGCCCGAAGGCAATAAGGTGCGCCTCTATTTCGGGGTGGATCCCCGCGTGTCGGTGACCACCACCACGGACGACAAACGTCGCGGTGAGACCGGGATCATCGGCAAGCGCCAGACCTGGAGCTGGAACTGGACCTACACGGTGCACAACGCGCGTGCCCAGGCCGTGACGGTGCGTGTGGAGCGGCCCGAGCCCCTGCCCGTCAACAAGTCCGTGGAAGTGTCGCTGGACGGCACCCGGGCGCAGAAGGGCGAGGACCACAGCCTGTTCTGGAAGGTGGAGGTGCCCGCGGGCGAGAGCCGCAGCATCAGCCACGGCGTGAACGTCAGCGCACCGGCCGAGCTGGGCCTGAGCCCTGTGGCGCCGTAA
- the nrdD gene encoding anaerobic ribonucleoside-triphosphate reductase, translated as MLMKSELTETKAEVKMVGEGVAFERVRRITGYLVGTLDRFNNAKRAEERDRVKHA; from the coding sequence ATGCTGATGAAATCTGAACTGACCGAGACCAAAGCCGAAGTGAAAATGGTAGGCGAAGGCGTGGCTTTTGAACGCGTGCGCCGCATCACCGGCTATCTGGTGGGGACGCTTGACCGTTTCAACAACGCCAAGCGTGCCGAAGAACGCGACCGCGTCAAGCATGCCTAG
- a CDS encoding bile acid:sodium symporter family protein, whose protein sequence is MLSVLRRLSVVLTRFMGVIIIAFSALALWQPWIFSWVAPHISAMLGIIMLGMGMTLHWQDFSHVLRHPRDLGLGLVVQFGCMPLLAFALCHVFALPPELAMGMILVGTAPGGTASNVLTFIARGDVAFSVAMTAAATLVSLLLTPPLTWLLGGVWVPVDMGGLFWSIVKIVLVPVLLGLLLHHFQRGLVDRLMPFLPLASALVITLVIAGIIAVNAQNILSAGPAIFAAVIAHNLLGLAVGWFAACRLRFAPPRRRALAIEIGTQNSGLATALALAHFTPAAAIAGALFSVWQNISGALLSNFWATRPVTSDSGEKDS, encoded by the coding sequence ATGCTGTCGGTTCTGCGCAGGCTCAGTGTCGTTCTGACCCGCTTCATGGGTGTCATCATCATCGCCTTCTCGGCGCTGGCCCTGTGGCAACCCTGGATCTTTTCCTGGGTGGCGCCGCATATTTCCGCCATGCTGGGCATCATCATGCTGGGCATGGGCATGACCCTGCACTGGCAGGACTTCAGCCATGTGCTGCGGCATCCCCGCGATCTGGGGCTGGGACTGGTGGTGCAGTTCGGCTGTATGCCGCTGCTGGCCTTTGCCCTGTGCCATGTGTTCGCCCTGCCGCCGGAACTGGCCATGGGCATGATCCTGGTGGGCACGGCCCCGGGCGGGACTGCCTCCAACGTGCTGACCTTCATCGCCCGCGGCGACGTGGCTTTTTCCGTGGCCATGACGGCAGCGGCCACCCTGGTCTCGCTGCTGCTGACCCCGCCGCTGACCTGGCTGCTGGGCGGTGTGTGGGTGCCGGTGGACATGGGCGGCCTTTTCTGGTCCATCGTCAAGATCGTGCTGGTGCCCGTGCTGCTGGGTCTGCTGCTGCACCATTTCCAGCGCGGCCTGGTGGACAGGCTCATGCCCTTCCTGCCGCTGGCCTCGGCCCTGGTCATCACCCTGGTCATCGCCGGCATCATCGCCGTCAATGCGCAGAACATCCTTTCGGCCGGGCCCGCCATCTTCGCGGCGGTCATCGCCCACAACCTCCTTGGCCTGGCCGTGGGCTGGTTCGCCGCCTGCCGGCTGCGCTTTGCGCCGCCGCGCCGCCGCGCCCTGGCCATAGAGATAGGCACACAGAATTCCGGGCTGGCCACAGCCCTGGCGCTGGCGCACTTTACGCCTGCCGCCGCCATTGCCGGCGCCCTGTTCAGCGTCTGGCAGAACATTTCCGGCGCGCTGCTCTCCAACTTCTGGGCAACGCGTCCCGTAACGTCTGATTCCGGGGAGAAGGATTCATGA